CTCCGTAAGGCTAGTCTGGTACGACTTTTGTCTGAGACAGCTAGTGGTAATATTGTGTCTTACTACTCTTTAATTTTTCATAGTGCCGGTCTATTTAATGGCTATTGCTTTTACTTTGcatttattttttggtttttatgGTGTTGTTATTTTTCCTATGGTATCTGTTGGTGGTACTGATATTGTcttttttcgtcttcttgagccgagagtcttttGATTTCTACTCccttagggtaggggtaaggtatgcgtacatatTATCTTCACCTTACTATTAGATTTTGCTGgattgttgttgtcgttgttgttgatagaatataaatataaataaaaacgGAAGAAATATTAAATTTTGAGATTGTGGTAATGACCCACAGATTCTGCAAAAGCTTCTTGGCTCGCGGAACCATGATTTACAGGCCCGCATCCACTTACCTTTTTTGGATAAAGAGATAGGTTTctttttttagaaagaaaatatGCAACTGACCGCCCTGCCTCCACAAAGCTTCACAATTAATAGAACGAAAATgtttgaaggaaaatcaaaagaaCTAAACGGATAAAGACATTTTATGGGAATACGAGAAACCTTATCCTGTCCTCAGCATTTTCACGTCATCCTCATTCCAACCCAAAACTCTTATGTCTGTTCCAACCACTACAAGATAAAATTGACACCATCAAATTAAATAATCTAATCTTAAATTTTATAGATAATATGATAATATAGTTTGAGATGGAGTGTAAAGcagttttttaataatttaaaacttTCAGATAAGATCTGTCAGATTCATAAAAAAATTAAGCACACATAAAAAAGGGCATGGTcgaaattaatcatataaatatatttttttaacgatttaaactttttgataagaTAATTATGCGATCCTATTAATATCTTTGCtaaattataattaaataataaactttATATTTAAAAAACATGTTTTGAATTAGTACTCAATTGGTTTGGTAACTTACGGATATGTTACTTTTTCATCCTTAGCCTCGTTTATCACTATCAAAACAGGAGTTCAACGTTCTATATATACCCAAACTAGGAACTATTAATTCCTATTCCACTCCTTTAACTAAATAGCTACAAAACCAAGAACTCTGTATTAGATTACTCATATTCAagcaataaaagaaaaagaaataagcaATGTTGGCGATATTTCACAAGGCATTTGCGAATCCACCAAACGAGCTACGTAGCCCTTCATCTAAAAGATGTTTGCTACCTGAAGAAACTCTTGAAAAATTTGTGTCAGCTCACCCCTCAAATGCCTTTTCTGTAAGCTTTGGAAATGCTGCTGCTCTTGCCTTTGTTCCTCCTCACCGCACTTCCTTGCTTCATCAGACACAAAGGTAATTACTCAATTTGTTtaacactattttttttttatttaaaatgattGGGACAactatttcattgaaaataattaacgattaattttttttatttatcctAAAGTTTTTATAGTTACACAAATATTACAGCATGTCCAAATCACAAGTATCAAACATCTTATTGCAGAGGCGAACCTATCCTTAGGGTCTAGGGATCACTGACCTCcggtaattttttaaaaaatggataTGTTTATAGCTTAAATAACATGTATTGGGGCCTTAAGACTTAAAGCATAGTCAATTGCATTGGTTGAATTAGGAGAGGAGGAAGGGGGGCATAACTTGACTTTTAGTGGGTTGCTTGGGGTTGATTTCTACTCCAGCATCTGCTCAAATTTTtaacaagttttaaaagtctataattttttgttaaaattttgTGTGCAGTCAAACTAGACCATAGAAATTAGAACGGAGGAAATATAAACTTAAGTGTTTTGCTGTTTTTATTTTGATTCTTTCGTCAAAACCAAAGAATTTTGGATTGATGGTGTTCTTCTTTTGGAAGGTTGTTTTGTGGGTATGATGATATATACTGCTTGTTTTTGGGGAGCCTGAACAACTTATGTGCACAAATAAAACAATATGGGCTATCAAAAGGTACAAATGAAGCCATGCTAGTAATAGAAGCCTACAGAACATTGAGGGACAGGGGACCCTATCCAGCTGATCAAGTTATTAAGGATTTTGATGGAAGCTATGCCTTTGTTATCTATGACAGTAAGACTGGAACTGTATTTGTTGCCTTGGTAAGTATTCACCTAACTAAGGAATTTGTGTAACGTCTGCATTATTTATTAGaggaaaataaaaagatattCTTTTCTTACTGCTATTGTGAAATAATTGTAGGGTTCAGATGGTGGAGTGAAGCTGTTCTGGGGTATTGCTGCTGATGGTTCTGTTGTGATTTCTGATGATTTAGAGGTTATTAAAGCTGGATGTGCAAAGTCATTTGCACCTTTTCCCACAGGTAATATCGATCTACAAGTAATTGGGATTTGACCGTAGAGTCGAAACACTAGCTTACACGTGATTTTGTGCAAGATTATTATAGTTTTAGGATTTTACTTCCTATCCTAAATTAATACTTACATTGCGGTGTTGGCTTAGTGTAGCACTCTTGTCGCGTCTGGAGTTGTAGATAGTGGGGGAATCGCCTTTTGAGTTGTTAGAAAAAAATTCAGTTGTTAAAGTGAGAAGAActctattttttaacttttaaataaaaataatcatcCGATCAAGGGCTAACCCAT
Above is a window of Nicotiana tabacum cultivar K326 chromosome 8, ASM71507v2, whole genome shotgun sequence DNA encoding:
- the LOC107787318 gene encoding stem-specific protein TSJT1-like — protein: MLAIFHKAFANPPNELRSPSSKRCLLPEETLEKFVSAHPSNAFSVSFGNAAALAFVPPHRTSLLHQTQRLFCGYDDIYCLFLGSLNNLCAQIKQYGLSKGTNEAMLVIEAYRTLRDRGPYPADQVIKDFDGSYAFVIYDSKTGTVFVALGSDGGVKLFWGIAADGSVVISDDLEVIKAGCAKSFAPFPTGCMFHSEKGLMNFDHPMNKMRAMPRVDSEGAMCGANFKVDMYSRVNSIPRVGSEANWSDWNTSY